From Salvelinus namaycush isolate Seneca chromosome 27, SaNama_1.0, whole genome shotgun sequence, the proteins below share one genomic window:
- the LOC120022623 gene encoding homeobox protein Hox-A2a-like: MNYEFERESGFINSQPSLAECLTSFPPVGDSFQSSSIKSSTLSHSTLIPPPFEQTIPSLNPGIHPRHSRPRHSPDGCIPLPTASLPPEYPWMREKKASKKNHLPTSTATAITSGPVCFSPKGSPEILDSGGEGSRRLRTAYTNTQLLELEKEFHFNKYLCRPRRVEIAALLDLTERQVKVWFQNRRMKHKRQTQCKENHNGEGKEPSAEDRTQSDEEEDEGSLFEQSLNIVTGALMERGACSFQQNSLSTSQQLQNVGPHNGVAQSYTVLPLSSNDKNLKHFPNPSPTVPGCVSTIGPGSAPGQDNGGSPAALDVSVQDFQVFSSDSCLHLSDAASPSLPESLDSPVDNLDISTDSFYFFSESLTTIDLQHLSY, from the exons ATGAATTACGAATTCGAGCGAGAGAGCGGTTTTATCAATAGTCAGCCTTCGCTTGCTGAGTGCCTGACATCTTTCCCCCCTGTCGGTGATTCATTTCAAAGTTCATCAATCAAGAGCTCGACGCTTTCACACTCGACACTGATTCCTCCTCCTTTTGAGCAGACCATTCCCAGCCTCAACCCAGGCATCCACCCGAGGCATAGCCGGCCCAGACACAGCCCCGATGGATGCATCCCGCTGCCCACTGCCTCCCTACCCCCGGAATACCCCTGGATGCGAGAGAAGAAAGCCTCCAAGAAGAATCACCTGCCGACTTCCACCGCGACTGCCATAACGAGTGGACCTGTATGCTTCTCCCCGAAAG GTTCGCCGGAGATTCTAGACAGTGGAGGAGAGGGTTCGCGGCGGTTGAGGACTGCGTACACCAACACACAGCTCCTGGAGCTGGAGAAGGAGTTCCACTTCAACAAGTATCTGTGCCGACCGAGGAGGGTGGAGATAGCCGCCCTGCTGGACCTCACCGAGCGGCAGGTCAAAGTATGGTTCCAGAACCGGCGCATGAAGCACAAGAGGCAGACCCAGTGCAAGGAGAACCACAATGGCGAAGGGAAAGAGCCGAGTGCTGAGGACAGGACCCAGAGCgacgaggaggaggatgagggctCGTTGTTTGAGCAGAGCCTCAATATAGTGACCGGGGCCCTTATGGAGAGAGGGGCCTGCTCCTTTCAGCAGAACTCACTCAGTACTTCCCAGCAGCTCCAGAATGTTGGCCCGCACAATGGCGTGGCCCAGAGTTACACAGTTTTACCACTGAGCAGCAATGACAAAAATCTGAAGCATTTCCCCAACCCGTCACCCACTGTTCCAGGCTGCGTGTCAACAATAGGGCCCGGCTCTGCACCTGGCCAGGACAATGGCGGTAGTCCCGCGGCCCTGGACGTCTCAGTACAAGACTTCCAAGTATTCTCCTCGGATTCTTGCCTTCACCTCTCCGATGCCGCTTCGCCTAGTTTGCCAGAATCCCTGGACAGCCCCGTGGACAATCTGGACATATCTACCGACAGCTTCTACTTTTTCTCGGAGTCATTAACTACAATTGACTTACAGCATCTGAGCTATTGA